TGTTTACATTAAAACTTCCATtataaatttacaaaagtcaATCATGGTCAGATTTACATAATTCTTAAAAGGTGGAGTATATTTTTCTCTTAGATTTAGGATTTTTTAATTGTGTCATGGTCAGCCATGATTAAAAAACGTGTGTGAACCCCCAAAATTACGTATATTCCAAATTATGTTTCCCATTAAATAGGATTTAATGACaaaataaatttcttttttaatttctgAATCATATTTAATTCAATTCTGATCATTTTAAAATCGATGCCGAGTTTATTTCAAAATAGTAATTCCAATGCAAATTGGAGATAATACTTAATTATATATTGTGATAACTtaactataaaaaaattattaaaataaatcaacaatatttgtgaaaattatttcAGAATATAATTTACCTAGCACGGAGAGGGGCAGCTTCTTGAATCTGAGGATTAAAAAGAACCCTAGTAGCACCATAAACGTTTTGAAGGCTAGTCTTACCtgtaaaaaagtaattaaaattaaaaataaaccaCGTTTAAATCATTCAAATCTTAGAAAAATCTGAAAAATGAATTAATACATTTGAATGGCTTGATCTTACAAAACTGTACAACCACGACAGCATTGGTTGCATCAACTGATGAAAGATAACCAATGACCTCAGAAACATATTTCCCGAAAAAAGCACATTCAACACGAACCCTAATCAAAAAAGTAGTTTACTCATTTAACTTTCATAATGGTAAAATTAGGATCGATCTTTTGAATAAATAAAGAACATGAGGTGTACCCATCTTGATCAAGTTCTATAGTTATCCTCTTCTGTTTAGTACCATCTTTTTCGAACTCTTGTTCTCCACTTGCGCCCGTCAGAATACCAATTACATGTGGtgaaaaaaaagtattaaaaaattgtaagaaaaattaattactttttttgaaaagatcAAGATGCTGCAGAAGAGTAAATACCTATAAGGAATGATGTATCAAGGTCCTTATACATAATGTCAGCAAGTGGAACGAAAGAGTACGATGTTATGTTGATAGCCTTGTTAGGTAGTAGTCGTACATAAGtctgaatatcaaagttgatcttgaatggatgATCGGTCGGGCGAAAATCACGTCCGCTCTCGCCCACACCAAAGTAGGAAATCTGGTATACTTTTCCCTCAGTTAGCGAAGACTGGAATCGATATATCAAAGTCTTCCTAACAGTAGCATGTATCTTGCAGCCCtgacattttaaaaataaacaaactaaGCAATTTAGGAACGCATAAGAAAAATATGGGAAAAACGTTTAAATAATCAAAAAATAgtataccttgtcatccatcaGTATCATGTCCATTGAAAATGGTAGCTTTGAGCCATATAGGCTCGGACTAAGCCATAGATGACTGACTTTGGCAACAATTGTCCAAGTTTCTTTGGAGGCATCCACCTTTGCTAGATCGTCGATCCTTGAAGCCATCAAAAAGGAGGTTAAGTTGAAATATGCAAGGAATGATGGAAAATGCTGGGAATGATGGAGGAGAAATGTCACATGAGGGGTGTATATATAGTCTGAATGAAGGGTTTgtgaaattaaattatttcCGTATGATTGATGAGTATTAATCTTCGGTCAACAAATGTCCAAAAATACAATGGCATGTGTTTGTAAAGCCCACCATAAAATCAGCGTTTTCAAAATATAGAACACTGCCTTTGAAAACAACGCACGGGTGAAAATGTGGGAAAATGTGGGGAATCTGGCCATGATTCCCACGTTGATTGGTTCAAAATTTAATGACTGCAAAACTTATTTTAGGAAATTTAATGGTCCGAATGCAATTGACCATATACACTTTCATGATTGCAAAAATTACTATATGAAATTATATGGGCCGAATTGAATTGTGAGGTCAAGCATTTATTACCAAATCAATAGTAACGTAAAAATGGGGAGAAGCAAAACAATTtcagtttttgaagtttaaataaTATGGGCCGAATTGAATTGTGTGTATACGGGTCCGAATTGAATTTTAGAAGATTTGTGAAGttgacatttttattttttgaatttgtttttggGCTGTATTAAATGAGTGTATTAATGTGTGAATTATTAAATGGGTGTATTAAATGGGTGAATGCATTTACTGATTTACTCAATATTCCTTCAATTTCTACTACTATATATCACTTTTACACCGCCTAATGAATAGTTCAAATCAACatcatttaattattattttgattaaGTTTGATCAATGCATTTACAGAATTTGCATTCAATTTGATTTAAAATGCACAGGTGAAAATTATTacgttttttttgtttttgcatCAGAAGCTTGGAAACAAATTAAGAGTCATTACACCATAAAATGAAAAACCCCATTCTTTGATAAATGGGCTAAAAACTGAAATACGTAATTGGGCTTTTACAATTGAGGTCCAAAATAATTAGGAGGTGACACTTGTCATGTAAAGAGGGGGGTGGTGGAGAGTGGGTCTTGGAGTGCCAAGTCATGGAGGTGGGGCTCATAacatatagatatatatatatgtcattctttatattttattatattatattccgTTCAGTTTCATTATTTTCCATCAATTAATGTATAGTCTTAGGAAACATCATCTACCAACAAAATATATGGAAATATCTGGATTTGATTTTTATCCCACTTATTTGGAACCACCGCTGAAGGAAGCATTGAGCCACCACGTTGAAGGAGTAGACTACAGGCTACAGCATCAAAGTAGAACAATTGAAGCTTTGTTCTGCTTCTATCCTCAGGTTCCCTAACCTATGGAATCTTATTCAAGATCTCCCCACTCCCTGTTTCCTTCTGTCACTATATAGGGTATTATTGATCTGCTTAATTTCTTTCAATTAGCATGTTTGACTTGGTTGCTTACCCTGTGGCTGTGTCTCAACTGCAAGAGAATCAATCAAGTAACTAAATTATTGTGATTATTCTATCTTGTTTAGACACACAAAGATGAGTAACCTGCAGAAAATTTATTGCCAGCTATGCATCACATCTGAGATGGTGACTTCACTTTCATGTATATAATATGCTTGCAATTTTTCAACTAGATAGATGGATTGCATCCCACTTTTGCTGACATAGGTGATATATTTCTGATTTTCTGTATCTATCAAATTTTTACTTTCTTTAGTTGAACAAATGGTCTTGATTGCAATCCACAAAACATGATGATGGAtataaataagaaaacaaatgTATCTATATTGTAGTTTATCTTTGTGTACAGTAAAAATATAAACAGATCTAGGATAGGATACCATCTTTATTTTGGGTTAGGTTTAACTATATCTAGACAAGCTTAGGGGTCAAAATGTCAAATTGTGCTGCCctttaaaaagaaaactttGCACTTAAAGTCAACGTAGGACTTTAGCAGTATTTAGTTATTGGTTTCCGATGAGATGTTCACATGCATGTTGATGTTCATGATGCATTTCAGGTTAGGTCAGCTGTGAAGATTGAATGTTGAATCTATCTAAATTTGGAATAATGCTCATCAAATGTTTGTGTTTTTGCCGCTCTAAGCATATCAGTTCCCCTCAGAGGCGCTATCCAACAGTAATAGAAGAGCTATGCCCTCAATTTTCTCTTGCTGATCTTAGGAAATCAACCAACAACTTTGATGACAATCAAATAGTTGGAGGTGGAGGCCTTGGAACAGTATACAAAGGTTGTCTAAACCACAATGGAACTAATGAGTGTGCAGTTGCAATCAAGCGAATTAACGCGATAACTGACCAAGAATTCAAAGAGTTCAAGAACGAAATCGAGTTGCTCTGCCAGCTTCGTCATCCTAATTTGGTCCCTTTAATAGGGTTTTATGACGGCAAAGATGAAAAGATTATTGTGTACGAGTACATGGCCAATGGAGCTCTCCATAATCTCCTACACGGTACGAAAAGAGAACGACTCTCGTGGAAGCTGAGGCTAAAGATATGCATAGGAGCAGCATGTGGACTACACTTCCTTCACTCAGGAGCCAAGCGCACCATATTTCACCGTGACATACGACCTTATAAAATTTTATTGGATGATAATATGGTGGCTAAACTATCAGACTTGCGGTTTTCCTTACAGGGACCTCTGTTTAAGTCAAAGCCAAAACCAAAGTCCATATTGAATGATAACTTTctaggtatattttttttccatttcatGTTGCAAACTTACTGAGAATAATCTTATGAAATTAGTTCAGCTAATGTTTTCTCTTATAGGTACACAAGGTTACATGGCCCCTGAGATTTTACAAAACAAGACAGTAACAGATAGGTGTGACGTTTACTCTTTTGGTGTAGTTCTCCTAGAAATGGTATGCAGTGACAATCTAGAACTTGTTAAGTGTCAACAGCAACCTATGGAGGCGAATATTGATTCAGAAATCAAAGGAAAAATTGCAGCAGAATGTTGGGAAGTTTATGTGGATGTCATAGAAAGATGCTTGAGGCTTGACCCAAATGAGCGACCATCAATGGGTGAAGTGGAGGTGCAACTTGAGCTTGCCTTGTCACTGCAGGAAGAAGCAGATATCAGAAACACCAATGGTGATCATTATACTTTATTATCTTCAACCATTATTGGTCCTTCACCAAAGACACATTTTAGCCAAAGATAAACTTAATGAATGATGGAAGCCTTTTTCGATGGATATAAGATTAGTCTGACGGTGAGTCTCAGCACAATGGTAAGGTTGCCTTTACAGTCACATATTAGAGCCATGGAATGAGCCTTTGAAAAAATGCAGGTAAGCTTTCCTAAATTCGATTCATGAAGTGGGTCCAGCACCTCCCTGGCCCTTTCACATAGCCTGAGCTTTATAGCACCAGGTTTGCCCCTTTTTTATAAGACTGTGCTTATGTTGTacgttattttttattagtgctaactaaaaataataattaattgcgTTACTGATAACTGAAAGTTAGTTGATGTCAACTAGTTGTATTTTCCCCTGAAGCATGTTTTGCCTGTCTCCACTCTCCAGAGTTGGTCAgcttcagtttttcagtttcatGTTGTATATAAAGTATTCTATTACAACTTGTAAGCTTTGACAGAAGAACGATTCAATTCAATATGGATTATTTTTCATTCTGGGTTCATCCTCTATACTGTCAACTCCATGATCGTGTCAGAGCTTTGTTCTTCTTGTTAAGTACTAATTTccttattgttattaatgttagTGGAGAAATGTGTTACTTAGTGAAGTGTATTAAGTGAGCAGTTGTGACTCTAGAAAATTGTAACAGTCACTTAATATCCTATAAATTCATCTACATGTAAAGCTTTCTCTTACTTTATtcctagaaattaaacccgtgcgttgcacgggttcgtttttaatttgtattttttaatcgtaatatttaaatttgcagaaaggtaagaaagctattatttagaaaaaaatttaaaatatatgtataattaaatataattgagttatgatattctcacactttctttctctaataagggaaaaaatgatcaaacaggtagatttctttttttttttttgcttcatcggaagaaaaaataggtagatttctattgagattgaaatgagagtagttttttttttatataaaagaaatttaattacttaattaggttagtattgaaatgaacgtggtactctactatttttttttctaatattgatttagtcattgcagtgatgttatcagttgtgctaatttttttttatcaagattgatgtgTTATTTACCATTGTTGGTGGCATAGgagttcttttaaaatcactttcacgaacataaaaatagattctatctaacttcaggatggacgtcatttgttccctttgaatgattaagttgctgtttttttccataatatgacaatattgaggactgaggagtgaaagattcctatttcttatcaagaatatagtgagtactacattttacgcttatctttctagtgcagtatataaatttatgtggctcacactttgttactgatttgtgtcatttaaatatag
This portion of the Lotus japonicus ecotype B-129 chromosome 3, LjGifu_v1.2 genome encodes:
- the LOC130744143 gene encoding uncharacterized protein LOC130744143 encodes the protein MASRIDDLAKVDASKETWTIVAKVSHLWLSPSLYGSKLPFSMDMILMDDKGCKIHATVRKTLIYRFQSSLTEGKVYQISYFGVGESGRDFRPTDHPFKINFDIQTYVRLLPNKAINITSYSFVPLADIMVRVECAFFGKYVSEVIGYLSSVDATNAVVVVQFCKIKPFKCKTSLQNVYGATRVLFNPQIQEAAPLRARFLESNDPAAHIISPLQDNAKKISLEEDFLKKSDGKTIEQLKDLAEKSFCVVLGTVKYIAEGMVWHYPACKCSKKVYPADAKKDIKQVIDHLI
- the LOC130742648 gene encoding receptor-like protein kinase ANXUR1, encoding MLNLSKFGIMLIKCLCFCRSKHISSPQRRYPTVIEELCPQFSLADLRKSTNNFDDNQIVGGGGLGTVYKGCLNHNGTNECAVAIKRINAITDQEFKEFKNEIELLCQLRHPNLVPLIGFYDGKDEKIIVYEYMANGALHNLLHGTKRERLSWKLRLKICIGAACGLHFLHSGAKRTIFHRDIRPYKILLDDNMVAKLSDLRFSLQGPLFKSKPKPKSILNDNFLGTQGYMAPEILQNKTVTDRCDVYSFGVVLLEMVCSDNLELVKCQQQPMEANIDSEIKGKIAAECWEVYVDVIERCLRLDPNERPSMGEVEVQLELALSLQEEADIRNTNGDHYTLLSSTIIGPSPKTHFSQR